A segment of the Echinicola strongylocentroti genome:
ACCTTTTAATTGTTTTTCTCTAATAATAGCTTCTTCAATGGAATGAAAAGTTTCATAATAGACTAGTTTGTTTATATTATATCTGTATGTAAAGGATTTAGTACTTTCAGTGAATTTGTGTTCGTGTATTCTTTTAATAAGGTTTGATGTAACACCTACATAGAGGGTTGTGTTGTTTTTGTTTGTCAATATGTAAATGCATCCGCCTTTTTTCATTTTTCTTTCCTATCGTTATGTTTCCCGTCACTGCGAATCCGAGGAAGGAGGATGTGGCAGTCTCCTGTCCCAAAGTCCATCCTTTTCGAGGGGGTAATGTCCCTTATACGAGATTGCTTCACTCCGCTGCTCTCCGTTCGCAACGTTTTCCTATTTCGTTGCGAGGAGGAACGACGCGGCAGTCCCGTGTCCCGAAGACGAGATTGCTTCACTCCGCTGTCGCTGCGTTCGCAATGACGGGTTTCCATTCCAACCTACTAACTCTTTACCGTATCAAAAACCTCTTTCTTGATGTCAAACAGACTTTTTTGTCCTTGATGTTTTTGCATGAGCTTTTTCAATTTGGTTTTGGAGTGTGCGATCTCAGGTTGTTTTTTCCAGTAGGCCAAATAGGCCTTGATGATCCACCATTTTCCGAGCAGTACCCGTGGCATTATTTCGACTAGGATCAACTGAAAACGCCACTTCCATAGGTCCATTCCATCCAAATGGATGGCTTGTAGGATAAACTTGTTTCTATAAAGAAAGGGATAGAGCTTCTTTTTGGTATGGTGTTTTTTGGTGGTGGAGGAGACTTCGTGATGGCAGATGGACTGGTGGTCATAATAACACTTCCAGCCCATTCGCCAAGCCCTGAAGCTGAGATCCACGTCCTCGACATAGAAAGGAGAGTAGATTTCATCAAAACCACCCAGCTCAAGTAGCTTTTTGCGATCGATAAGGGCATTGGCACCGGAAAGGTAGGCGGTGGACAGCCACTTTTCCGGGTCCTTGGAGTAGTAGAAATGCGTGGCTTTAAACTTCATTCCCTGGAAGGCCATCATCCTGGCAGCGTCTTCTGTTTTGCCTTGGCTATTGATGATCTGCCCCATCACACCAAAAGTGTCCGATTGGTCAAAATACTTCCATAACCTGTCAAAGTAGTCTTTCTCCAAGGCCACATCCGAATTGAGCAACATGACCAGGTCATATTGGGCAGCCTTGATGCCTTGATTGCAGGTATAGGAAAAACCCTTGTTTTCGGAATTGACCAGTACTTGGACACTGGGGAAATGATGAGCTATAAATGCTGCCGATCCATCAGTAGAAGCATCATCCACTACGATCACTTCCACAGAAACTCCTGCTTGTTCAGTAGCTTCCAGTGTAGCAGGAAGGTACTTTTCCAGCAGATGCTTTCCGTTATAGTTTGGGATAATGACCGAAATGCTCCTTTTTTCTGGCATTGTTTTCTGCTTAAATAAGCCGCTAGTGGTAACAGTACGTAAAGGTCAGACAAAATGAGACATCACTTTTCGTTTTTTTACAACCTTTATTCACAAAAAGCCAAAGTTAATATTAATTAGAGGAAGAATGGTTAGAGTCAAGGGAAAAGACAGGGCAAAGGCATTTAAAAAAATGTTCCTATTTGCATTTATATCTGCCGTTCCTACGGAACTTACCCTTTTGTGTGTAATCATTTTTTCAGCCCATCCAGCCATTCGGCAATCTAGTGTCAAGCCAAACCTAAACCTACGTGTAATCCGGTGTGTCTTTTGGCCTATCTCTACGTTGCAAAGACTTCCTTAGCTACGTCTAGGGGCGTTTTTTACGCCTTGATCTCGTCCAAAATCCACTACCGCCTTACCCGTCATTTAAGCGTTGATGACCCTAGGCTACTGCGGTTTCCAATGTACAAATCGGGGCAAAGTGCCAGCGGCACGATAAATTTTGTAACCTGCGGATTCATCCGCAGGAGCTTAAGGTCTCCTCAAGCTCCCGAAGGAGTGCCAGCGGCACGGATGATAGCTATGCCTACACGAAAATTGTCCCCCTTCAAAACACTAAACGCGTTTGCCCTGAGTGAAAAGAAGAAAGAGCAAAGAACAAAATTTCTCCCCTTTTATGGGAAGTTAGGTGGGGTGGTTAGAATGAAAGAGAAACCTTATGAACTAGCCTGTACTAAGCTTGTCGAAGTGCCGTAAGGCTCAATCTGAGATTTATGGAATTCATGTTTTATATCGTTCCTGTGACCTCTAAGAAGGATATTTACCAATAACTGACGTTTTTATACTAATTAATTATAGTGGTTTGAGGTAAATTTGATCAGTGGAAATTCGTAGATGGTTTCTTAGGTTATATTCATTGGCCCAAAATAATTACAATGTTGAACAGTTGTTTTGTGGCATCGATCCAGAAGCGATGCCTTTATAAAAGTGTTTTTTTCCTGCTTTTTTGGTATGATTATGCATGATCGTGTCAGTAACCAACATAATTTGCATTATACACTAAGCTACAACGACTGTGGTCTGGCGACCGTCATCCGTGGCCAGTTTTCCGGCATAAATGACTGGTCAAACTATCCTACAGATATAAAAGCGGATAATCAAAAAACACCAACCTATAAACCTGTTGTTGCCCTAGCTTCACAAACTACCGATTGGGTGGTTTGTGGAGTGAAGGCAAAAAAACGGACACTGTCTATGAAAACACATAATATATTGAAAATTGGTCTTGCCTTCCTGCTGTACAGTTCATCTATAGGGTTATTATGGGCGCAGCAAATGATGTTTGCCGATTCTAGCAGGTTAGGCAGGCCATTTTCCAAGGATCCTCATGTGGTCAGGTTTGAAGGTCGCTACCTGATGTACTTTTCAGTTCCGCCCATTCCCGACCAACCTGGCGGATGGGGTATTGCGGTGGCCGAAAGTGATGATTTGGTCCATTGGGAGCGAATAGGGGAGATAGCAGCGACCGAAGAGTATGAAAAAAATGGCTTCTGTGCCCCAGGAGCATTGGTAAAGGACGGTAAGGTACACCTGTTTTACCAGACCTATGGCAACGGATCCAAGGATGCCATTTGCCACGCCTATTCCAGCGATGGGATTCATTTTACCCGCAATACCAGCAATCCTATTTTCGCACCTCCCGCCAATGACTGGAGCAATGGCCGCGCCATCGATGCAGAAGTGTATGCTTTCAAGGCACATTATTATCTGTATTTTGCGACCCGGGATCCTAAGGGCGAGATCCAGATGCAGGGTGTAGCCATGGCAGATGCAGACACGGACTTTGGCCGGGGTGAATGGACGATGGCAAAAGACGCCTCCATTCTCAAGCCGGAACTGGACTGGGAAGGAAAGTGTGTGGAGGGGGCTTCTATCATCAAACGAAATGGCCAACTCTATATGTTTTATGCCGGCAGCTATAACAATGCCCCCCAACAGGTAGGAGTGGCCGTCAGCAAGGATGGTGTGAACTGGAAGCGGGTTTTTGATCAGCCCTTTTTGCCCAATGGAAAGCCGGGAGAGTGGAATAGCAGTGAATCTGGCCATCCCCATATATTTGATGATAAAGAAACGGGGAAATCCTATCTTTTTTATCAAGGAAATGATGACAATGGCCACACCTGGTGGCTCTCCAATGTGGAAGTGGGATGGAAAAAGGGAAAACCTTACCTGAAGGAATAAGTAGCGAAATCAAAAAGGAAAATGAAAAAAATGAAAACGAACTGGCTTGGTTTTTTGTTGGCTCTTTTGACTGTTTCAGCGTGTCAGTCTACCAAAGAAAAAAGTCAAAATGAAAAGGCAGTCAAGCCATTGGCCATCGTCAATCCCGTCTTTCCGGGAGATCACCCTGATCCGACCGTAGTAAAAGTAGGGGAGTATTTTTATGCTTCTGCCACATCCAATGAATGGGCACCGCTCTTCCCGATCTTCAAGTCAGCCGATTTGGTAAATTGGGAAATCGTAAATTATGTCTTTCCGGAGGGCGCTCCTGACTGGGCAAGGAACAATTTCTGGGCCCCAGAATTGGCCTATGATGAAAAACAAGGGAAGTTTTATGCTTATTACACGGCAAGGGATAAAGAAAGCAACCGGCTTAGCGTGGCGGTGGCCAGCGCAGATTCCCCAGAAGGCAAATTTACCGATCATGGTCCATTGGTAGCCCAAGAGGCAGGCTCTATCGATGCCTTTGAAGCTCGGGACGAAAATGGCAAGCTATTTTTAACCTGGAAGGAAGATGGGAACAGCCGAGGACTTCCCACACCGATTTGGGCACAGGAAATCAACGAAGAAAGGACCAAGCTGCTCGGAGAACCCCATGAGCTTTTTCGCAATGATCAGGAATGGGAAATGCACCTGATCGAAGGCATCAGCATTTTCCGGAAAAATGATTACTTCTACGCAACTTATTCGGCAGGAGCCTGCTGTGACGTGGCCTGTAATTACAGGGCAGGGGTAGCCAGGGCAAAAAACCTGTTAGGCCCTTGGGAAAAGTACGAAAAGAATCCGGTGCTGATGGATAATGCCGATTGGAAATGCGCGGGACATGGCACCGTGGTCAAAAAAGGGAATGAGCATTATCTGCTCTATCATGCGTATAGTACCGAGGGAAGTGTCTATGTAGGACGTGAAGGAGTGCTTGAAAAAATCAATTGGACAGAAGATGGCTGGCCTGTTTTTGAGAACAAGGCTACCTATGACCGGGAAAAAGCTTCGCTGACATTCACCGATGATTTTAGCACAAACCTCAATCCGATCTGGCAGTGGCGAGTGACCCAGGATATTCAGTACTCCACTGGTGACCAAGGACTCCTTTTGGCTGCCTCAGAGGAAAATGAGCAGCTGGGTACCCTGTTGGTGCAGAAATCCACCTCTCCTGATTACTCCATCGAAGTGACGATCGACCCCGCTAAAAGCGACGCTATGGGAGGGATCCTTCTGGTGGGCGGTGCCAATAACGGATTTGGCGCACCTGTGGCTGGAATGGGCATAGCGGTGACTGATGGAGAAGTACAGGTGATCGAAAATCGCGACCAAGAACTGGATGTAAAAGCAACAGAGGGACTGGCAGGAAATACCTTGTTGAGGTTGAAAATGGAGGTGGTCGAAGGGCATTTATTGCGGTTTAGTTACCGTCAGGACGGTGCGGAATGGTCCACTATCGGAGCACAGTATGATGCAGCACATTTGGTTCCGTGGGGCATGGGGTACCGCTTGGGGATTTTTGCCAAAGGCAAGTCAGGTCAACAGGTGAACTATAAGCAGGTAAATATCTCAGCGAATTGATTGATTGGCTGAAGTTTATCCTGTCTGTCATTGGGAGCTTTGTAGGCAGTGATGAAAGGGGAGGGCAGATAGGGGGGCATGAAGCCATCTTGTTTTCGAGCAAAAGATTGCTTCACTCCGCTGTCGCTGCGTTCGCTATGACGGTTTAAGAAGAACAATATTAAGAAATACATATAACCCACTTTATAATGAGAACTACGTTAGCAATAACAGCACTGGCACTGGCCGGGACAGTAGCTTGCCAGTCAAAAACCTCCAACGATAGCACGTCGACTTCAGTAAAAGCCGAAGAGACGAAACGTGCTGGAAACCCGATCGTGGAAGGTTGGTATGCAGATCCGGAAGGAATTATCTATGGGGATACTTATTGGATTTATCCTACTTATTCGGACGACTATGAAAAGCAAGTCTTTATGGATGCTTTTTCTTCTAAGGATCTTGTGAACTGGACCAAGCATGAGCGCATCATTGACACTACAGAGGTAAAATGGGCAGAAAAAGCCATGTGGGCACCAGGTGTCATCAGCAAGGACGATAAGTATTACCTGTTTTTTGCGGCAAACGATGTGCATGAAGGTGAAGTGGGCGGTATCGGAGTGGCTGTGGCAGATCAGCCGCAGGGACCGTTCAAGGATTTGCTCGGTGAGCCCTTGATCAATGAGATCGTAAATGGCGCCCAGCCGATTGACCAGTATATCTTTAAAGACCAAGACGGTACCTATTACATGTACTACGGTGGTTGGGGGCACTGTAATGTGGTGAAGCTCAACGATGACTTTACCGGTATCGTGCCATTTGAAGATGGAGAGTTGTACAAGGAGGTGACACCTGAAGGCTATGTGGAAGGACCGTTCATGTTTATTAAAGATGGCAAATATTATTTTATGTGGTCTGAAGGTGGCTGGGGTGGTCCGGATTATTCGGTGGCCTATGCGATTGCAGATAGCCCTTTTGGTCCTTTTGAAAGAGAAGATATCATCCTCCAGCAAGATGCGGAGGTAGCCACTGGTGCTGGTCACCACTCGGTGCTACATGCTCCGGGAGAGGAAGATTACTATATCGTTTATCACAGAAGACCACTTACGGAAACCCACCATAATCACCGGGCGACCTGTATCGATAAGATGGAGTTTGATGAAAACGGAAAGATCAAACCAGTGAAAATCACGTTTGAGGGAGTGGCTGCTGATCCGTTACAGTAGTTTCCAGACGTAGCGGGAGGAGGAAGTGTATGACGACTTTACTGTTCGGGATTTGTAATCCCGAGCTGGGATAAGGGGGATTTGGAATCTCCCTAGACCATTTGTGAGTAGCACAAACATCAATAAGGATATAGATCTTCGGTAACTTACGTGCATTAGCCTGACGGCTAAGGTTTGTCGCCAGATAGAGAAGTATGACGAAGTTATCTTGGTTTCACTATGTGGGACTGCTGCATTTGCAAGGACGCTACGATTTAACAGGGAAATTCTTGGGCCGATTTAAAAACAATTATGATAAAGAAACCTATAAACCTACTTGCCTCCCTTAGTTTGGCAGTAATGCTGCTGAGCTGTGGAGGTAAGCAACATACAGAAGAAAAAGAAGCAACTATTCAGGAAACATCCTCAGAAGTAAACGGAGAAAGATGGAGCAAGGAAAAAGCCAAGTCCTGGTATGCGGCCCAAGATTGGCTTGTTGGCGCCAATTTCAATCCTAGTAACTCCATTAATCAATTGGAGATGTGGCAGAAGGATACTTTTTCGCCAAAACTGATCGATAAAGAACTGGGCTGGGCAGAAGATATCGGCATGAACACCATGCGAGTGTACCTGCATGACCTGGCATACCAGCAAGACCCTGAGGGTTTTTTGGATCGAATGGACCAAATGCTGGTACTGATGGAAAAACACCACATGAAGCCATTGTTCGTGATTTTTGATTCCTGCTGGGACCCCTTTCCTGAGGCGGGTACACAGCGCGCTCCTAAGCCACATGTCCATAATTCCGGTTGGGTACAAAGCCCCGGCTACTACGCCCTGGAAGACAGTACGCAATATCCAAGATTGGAAAAATATGTAAAGGCTGTCGTGAGTAGATTTGCCAATGATGACCGTATTTTGGGCTGGGATATCTGGAATGAGCCGGACAATGACACGGGCGTTTCCTATAGGGATAAAGAGCATCCAAACAAGGTAGAATATGTGCTTCCCTTGATGAAAGATGCTTTTGCCTGGGCAAGGTCGCAACACCCTTCACAGCCACTGACCTCTGGTGTATGGCTGGGAGATTGGTCTTCTGAGGAAGCGATGACGCCACTCCAATTGGCACAGCTCCACCTTTCTGATATCATCTCCTTTCACAACTATGATTCACCAGCAGAATTTCAAAAGCGCATCGATTGGCTGAAGCGGTATGATCGGCCGATGCTTTGTACAGAATACATGGCCCGTCCAAACGGCAGCACCTTTGAAGGCTTTTTGCCTATTGCCAAGGAGGGAAATATAGCGATGTTCAACTGGGGATTGGTAGATGGAAAAACCCAGACCAAGTATCCTTGGGACAGCTGGGAGAAGGAATATACTGCCGAACCAGCCCTTTGGTTTCATGAAGTATTCCAAACGGATGGTACCCCGTATAAAAAATCCGAGACAGATTTGATCAAGTCCTTGACTGCGAGATGATAAAGGACGTGTGGTTTTTTGGAATAGTAATGGTGATGACTTCCTGCTTTGGTGCGGGAAGTACTCCGGATCCCAACAACTATACGATTCGCTGGGATCAATCCACGGTACAGAAAGTTTCAGGAGATGGGTATCACTATGCAGGCTATGCCAGATGCCGGGAATTGGCAGATGGTAACCTAGGGCTGGCGTATGAAGGCAATGGCAATATATTTTTTAGAATCAGGACAGAAAAGGGGTGGCAAGCGCCAGTTCTCGTGGCTGCTGGGGCTCCTGATGTAGGAATGGCGGTGCCGGATTTTACTGTTTTGGACGATGGAGATGTATTGCTGGGCTATAATCCGCGACCAAGGAGAAATGCCGAGGATAAGCATTTCGGCATTCGTACGGTAAATAGCACGGACAATGGAACGACCTGGAAAGATGACCAGCTTGTGTATGAAGCAGGAGCGAGCTTCGGTGATGGCTGCTGGGAGCCTGTGTTTCTCCAACTTCCGGATGGTGATATCCAGCTTTACTTTGCCGATGAAAGCATCTTCACCCAGTCCGATGAGCAGCGAATAGCCATGATAAGTTCCTCCGATGGTGGTAACACTTGGACTAAAACCCCTAAGACGGTGAGTTTTAGAGCGGGTGCCAGAGATGGTATGCCTGTACCAGTATGGTTAGCAAAAGAAAAACAGGTTGCGCTAGCGATAGAGGACAATGGCAGCGGCCCCTTCAAACCCTATATTCTTTTCAGTGAAGGGAAGGAATGGGAAGAGATCGGGGGAGATTCTGCCCGTCGACGCTATGCCATGTCAGACAGCCTTCCTGAGCAGGATTATGCGGGAGCTCCTTATTTGGCCAAGGCACCCAATGGACTTGTATTACTGTCTTTCCAATGGGGTGACCGGTTAGAGGATGCGCAGATGGCCGTAGCGATAGGGGAAGAAAATGCCCGGAATTTCACCAATACTACTAGGCCATTTGATTTGCCAAGGGGTAAAACCGGCCACTGGAACAGCCTTACGGTATTGGAAGATGGGAAGATACTGGCCCTGACGAGTACCAATGGATATTCTGAAAATGGTAAGACGGAGGTATGGATGATCGAAGGAGAATTGGTCAGAAAATAGTTTAACCCAGATTATGCGTTAGGAATCGTAGTGAGAGCTGAAATTGCAAGAAAATCAGTTAGTTTGGAGGCATTAGCGTAGCACCGCTACGGTAATGCCGAAAACTAAAGTGAAACGGCTGATTTTGAAGCAGTTTAAGGTCGCAACAGATAGGCTAATGCATATTCCGGGTTTAAAATACAGGTGAATTCCCATGAGGTCTTCCTTGGCTTGATACTATTCAGTAAGCATTAAAATTATGAACAATACCATCCAACATCCCCATCTTCTACAGACAAAGCAACATTTTGACATACTGGATGGATTAAGAGGGGTTGCTGCGGTAATCGTGGTGGTTTTTCATTTTATGGAAATCATTATCCCCGATTTTACCGTCAATTTTCTGGCGCATGGATACTTGGCGGTTGACTTTTTCTTTTGCCTGTCGGGATTTGTCATTGCATATGCCTATGACAGTAGGATAAGCAAAATAGGTTGGGCTACTTTTCTGAAATTGCGATTGATTAGGCTCCACCCGTTGGTGGTCATGGGAGCGATTATTGGATTGGTGGCCTTTGTTATCGATCCTTTTGTGCCATTGGTGGATGATTATAGCCTAGGGCAAAACATCGGCATGTTCTTGTCTGCTTGTTTGATGGTTCCTTATCCGATCGTTCCCGAGCGTTATTTTAATATTTTCCACCTCAATCCCCCGACTTGGTCGCTCCTATGGGAGTATGTGGCCAATATCATCTATGCGCTAGTGCTTTTTAAACTCCGGAATAAAATGCTGGGGATACTTCTGGCGATAGCGGCTGTTGTGTTGGTATATACGATTACAGTTTATGGAAACTTAAGCATTGGTTGGAGTGGTGATAATTTCTGGGGTGGCGGGGCTCGGATATTTTATTCCTTTTTGGCAGGGATGCTAGTATACAGGGCTGGATGGATCATAAAATCAAAGTTAGGGTTTAAGTCACTGACAGTCTTGTTAATGCTGGCCTTTTTGATGCCTTATTCTGATGCCACTAATGTGATTTTAGAACCGCTGATTGTTTTGTTTTATTTGCCTTTTTTGGTGGCACTGG
Coding sequences within it:
- a CDS encoding GIY-YIG nuclease family protein, which codes for MKKGGCIYILTNKNNTTLYVGVTSNLIKRIHEHKFTESTKSFTYRYNINKLVYYETFHSIEEAIIREKQLKGGSRKKKKELINSFNPDWKDLWDDIQKW
- a CDS encoding glycosyltransferase family 2 protein, translated to MPEKRSISVIIPNYNGKHLLEKYLPATLEATEQAGVSVEVIVVDDASTDGSAAFIAHHFPSVQVLVNSENKGFSYTCNQGIKAAQYDLVMLLNSDVALEKDYFDRLWKYFDQSDTFGVMGQIINSQGKTEDAARMMAFQGMKFKATHFYYSKDPEKWLSTAYLSGANALIDRKKLLELGGFDEIYSPFYVEDVDLSFRAWRMGWKCYYDHQSICHHEVSSTTKKHHTKKKLYPFLYRNKFILQAIHLDGMDLWKWRFQLILVEIMPRVLLGKWWIIKAYLAYWKKQPEIAHSKTKLKKLMQKHQGQKSLFDIKKEVFDTVKS
- a CDS encoding family 43 glycosylhydrolase; protein product: MKTHNILKIGLAFLLYSSSIGLLWAQQMMFADSSRLGRPFSKDPHVVRFEGRYLMYFSVPPIPDQPGGWGIAVAESDDLVHWERIGEIAATEEYEKNGFCAPGALVKDGKVHLFYQTYGNGSKDAICHAYSSDGIHFTRNTSNPIFAPPANDWSNGRAIDAEVYAFKAHYYLYFATRDPKGEIQMQGVAMADADTDFGRGEWTMAKDASILKPELDWEGKCVEGASIIKRNGQLYMFYAGSYNNAPQQVGVAVSKDGVNWKRVFDQPFLPNGKPGEWNSSESGHPHIFDDKETGKSYLFYQGNDDNGHTWWLSNVEVGWKKGKPYLKE
- a CDS encoding family 43 glycosylhydrolase, giving the protein MKKMKTNWLGFLLALLTVSACQSTKEKSQNEKAVKPLAIVNPVFPGDHPDPTVVKVGEYFYASATSNEWAPLFPIFKSADLVNWEIVNYVFPEGAPDWARNNFWAPELAYDEKQGKFYAYYTARDKESNRLSVAVASADSPEGKFTDHGPLVAQEAGSIDAFEARDENGKLFLTWKEDGNSRGLPTPIWAQEINEERTKLLGEPHELFRNDQEWEMHLIEGISIFRKNDYFYATYSAGACCDVACNYRAGVARAKNLLGPWEKYEKNPVLMDNADWKCAGHGTVVKKGNEHYLLYHAYSTEGSVYVGREGVLEKINWTEDGWPVFENKATYDREKASLTFTDDFSTNLNPIWQWRVTQDIQYSTGDQGLLLAASEENEQLGTLLVQKSTSPDYSIEVTIDPAKSDAMGGILLVGGANNGFGAPVAGMGIAVTDGEVQVIENRDQELDVKATEGLAGNTLLRLKMEVVEGHLLRFSYRQDGAEWSTIGAQYDAAHLVPWGMGYRLGIFAKGKSGQQVNYKQVNISAN
- a CDS encoding glycoside hydrolase family 43 protein encodes the protein MRTTLAITALALAGTVACQSKTSNDSTSTSVKAEETKRAGNPIVEGWYADPEGIIYGDTYWIYPTYSDDYEKQVFMDAFSSKDLVNWTKHERIIDTTEVKWAEKAMWAPGVISKDDKYYLFFAANDVHEGEVGGIGVAVADQPQGPFKDLLGEPLINEIVNGAQPIDQYIFKDQDGTYYMYYGGWGHCNVVKLNDDFTGIVPFEDGELYKEVTPEGYVEGPFMFIKDGKYYFMWSEGGWGGPDYSVAYAIADSPFGPFEREDIILQQDAEVATGAGHHSVLHAPGEEDYYIVYHRRPLTETHHNHRATCIDKMEFDENGKIKPVKITFEGVAADPLQ
- a CDS encoding cellulase family glycosylhydrolase — encoded protein: MIKKPINLLASLSLAVMLLSCGGKQHTEEKEATIQETSSEVNGERWSKEKAKSWYAAQDWLVGANFNPSNSINQLEMWQKDTFSPKLIDKELGWAEDIGMNTMRVYLHDLAYQQDPEGFLDRMDQMLVLMEKHHMKPLFVIFDSCWDPFPEAGTQRAPKPHVHNSGWVQSPGYYALEDSTQYPRLEKYVKAVVSRFANDDRILGWDIWNEPDNDTGVSYRDKEHPNKVEYVLPLMKDAFAWARSQHPSQPLTSGVWLGDWSSEEAMTPLQLAQLHLSDIISFHNYDSPAEFQKRIDWLKRYDRPMLCTEYMARPNGSTFEGFLPIAKEGNIAMFNWGLVDGKTQTKYPWDSWEKEYTAEPALWFHEVFQTDGTPYKKSETDLIKSLTAR
- a CDS encoding sialidase family protein; the encoded protein is MIKDVWFFGIVMVMTSCFGAGSTPDPNNYTIRWDQSTVQKVSGDGYHYAGYARCRELADGNLGLAYEGNGNIFFRIRTEKGWQAPVLVAAGAPDVGMAVPDFTVLDDGDVLLGYNPRPRRNAEDKHFGIRTVNSTDNGTTWKDDQLVYEAGASFGDGCWEPVFLQLPDGDIQLYFADESIFTQSDEQRIAMISSSDGGNTWTKTPKTVSFRAGARDGMPVPVWLAKEKQVALAIEDNGSGPFKPYILFSEGKEWEEIGGDSARRRYAMSDSLPEQDYAGAPYLAKAPNGLVLLSFQWGDRLEDAQMAVAIGEENARNFTNTTRPFDLPRGKTGHWNSLTVLEDGKILALTSTNGYSENGKTEVWMIEGELVRK
- a CDS encoding acyltransferase family protein, with translation MNNTIQHPHLLQTKQHFDILDGLRGVAAVIVVVFHFMEIIIPDFTVNFLAHGYLAVDFFFCLSGFVIAYAYDSRISKIGWATFLKLRLIRLHPLVVMGAIIGLVAFVIDPFVPLVDDYSLGQNIGMFLSACLMVPYPIVPERYFNIFHLNPPTWSLLWEYVANIIYALVLFKLRNKMLGILLAIAAVVLVYTITVYGNLSIGWSGDNFWGGGARIFYSFLAGMLVYRAGWIIKSKLGFKSLTVLLMLAFLMPYSDATNVILEPLIVLFYLPFLVALGAGAQLAPGDKKLCVLSGQISYPLYMVHYPFIWLFYSYWESSSPSFQEQIFIMCVGTVLLVGFAYAVMKYLDIPIRKYLKANLKKRQIKGSTA